A stretch of the Sorangium aterium genome encodes the following:
- a CDS encoding protein adenylyltransferase SelO — MKLPFDNTYARLPDRFHARVSPARVRAPRIVKVNRALAEVLGLDAEQLASAEGAEVLAGNALAEGAEPIALAYAGHQFGSFVSQLGDGRAILLGEVVGRDGKRRDLQLKGAGRTPFSRGGDGRAALGPVLREYVVSEAMAALGVPTTRALAAVTTGEPVYREEVLPGAVLTRVAASHIRVGTFQFFAARGDREALATLASYALSRHYPEAVGSGNDALALLERVVDAQATLVARWLGVGFVHGVMNTDNTSISGETIDYGPCAFLDEYDPAKKFSSIDRGGRYAFGNQPRIAQWNMARLAEALLPLLAEGEEESIRLATERVERFSALFVAAHERVLRAKLGLAREEEGDLALAADLLERLASNGVDYTVFFRRLCASAADPAADTQVAALFAEPGAFRDWAESWRRRLAREDVDGEARASAMRLVNPAFIPRNHRIEALIQAAVLRDDFEPFETLVRVLGRPYDDQPESAHLGEPPQLDERVQYTFCGT; from the coding sequence ATGAAGCTCCCGTTCGACAACACCTACGCCCGCCTTCCCGACCGCTTCCACGCGCGCGTCTCCCCCGCCCGGGTCCGCGCGCCGCGCATCGTGAAGGTCAACCGCGCGCTCGCGGAGGTGCTCGGGCTCGACGCGGAGCAGCTCGCCTCGGCGGAGGGGGCCGAGGTGCTCGCGGGCAACGCGCTGGCCGAGGGCGCGGAGCCGATCGCGCTCGCGTACGCGGGGCACCAGTTCGGCAGCTTCGTGAGCCAGCTCGGGGACGGGCGGGCCATCCTGCTCGGCGAGGTCGTCGGCAGGGACGGCAAGCGGCGCGATCTTCAGCTCAAGGGCGCGGGGCGGACGCCGTTCTCGCGGGGCGGAGACGGGCGCGCGGCGCTCGGGCCGGTGCTGCGCGAGTACGTCGTGAGCGAGGCCATGGCGGCGCTCGGCGTGCCGACGACGCGGGCGCTCGCCGCGGTGACGACGGGCGAGCCGGTCTATCGCGAGGAGGTGCTCCCCGGCGCGGTGCTCACGCGCGTGGCCGCGAGCCACATCCGCGTGGGCACGTTCCAGTTCTTCGCCGCGCGGGGCGACCGCGAGGCGCTGGCCACCCTGGCGTCGTACGCGCTCTCCCGGCACTACCCCGAGGCGGTGGGCAGCGGCAATGACGCGCTGGCGCTGCTCGAGCGCGTCGTCGACGCGCAGGCGACCCTTGTCGCGCGCTGGCTCGGCGTCGGCTTCGTGCACGGCGTGATGAACACCGACAACACGTCGATCTCCGGGGAGACCATCGATTACGGGCCGTGCGCGTTCCTCGACGAGTACGATCCCGCGAAGAAGTTCAGCTCGATCGATCGGGGCGGCCGGTATGCCTTCGGGAACCAGCCGCGCATCGCGCAGTGGAACATGGCGCGGCTCGCCGAGGCGCTCCTGCCCCTCCTGGCCGAGGGCGAGGAGGAGTCCATCCGCCTGGCGACCGAGCGCGTGGAGCGCTTCTCCGCGCTCTTCGTCGCGGCGCACGAGCGCGTCCTGCGGGCCAAGCTGGGGCTCGCGCGCGAGGAGGAGGGCGATCTCGCGCTCGCCGCGGATCTGCTGGAGCGCCTCGCGTCGAACGGCGTCGATTACACGGTCTTCTTTCGCCGGCTCTGCGCTTCAGCGGCCGATCCAGCGGCCGATACGCAAGTGGCCGCCCTGTTCGCGGAGCCCGGCGCTTTCCGCGACTGGGCCGAGTCGTGGCGCCGGCGGCTCGCCCGGGAGGACGTCGACGGTGAAGCGCGCGCGAGCGCGATGCGGCTCGTCAACCCGGCGTTCATCCCGCGCAATCACCGGATCGAGGCGCTCATCCAGGCGGCCGTTCTCCGTGACGACTTCGAGCCGTTCGAGACGCTGGTGCGGGTCCTCGGGCGACCGTACGACGATCAGCCGGAGAGCGCTCATCTAGGCGAGCCCCCGCAGCTGGACGAGCGCGTGCAATACACGTTCTGCGGGACCTGA
- a CDS encoding helix-turn-helix domain-containing protein: MESQLTIDALETGVIHVRACRAPEIRPMQRAAVHTYSVLAFHLGGRVRVEHRGELELTAGQVHLVPAGDAHRWLTASKADLRGVAFCRSCLPQDRFQELLAPLDRVRRGAFPVVELPTSRQPHVLGLLEELERELSRSSGVLPVVAESLLGLLLAEIVRAAPRDAALPAAPSIVAEALAVIEARCLGPLTLGEVARAVRRSPAYITTAVKRSTGRSVVAWILEGRLAEARRRLRDTDELVEIIAERVGYADASQFSRLFRRRHGVAPAAWRARERALPRPG, from the coding sequence ATGGAGTCGCAGCTTACAATTGACGCCCTCGAGACCGGCGTGATCCACGTACGTGCCTGTCGCGCGCCGGAGATCCGCCCGATGCAGCGCGCCGCCGTGCACACCTATTCGGTCCTCGCCTTTCACCTCGGCGGCCGCGTGCGCGTGGAGCACCGCGGCGAGCTGGAGCTGACGGCGGGCCAGGTCCACCTCGTCCCTGCCGGTGATGCCCACCGGTGGCTCACGGCGAGCAAGGCGGATCTCCGCGGCGTGGCCTTCTGTCGCTCGTGCCTCCCCCAGGATCGTTTTCAGGAGCTGCTCGCCCCGCTCGATCGCGTCCGGCGCGGGGCTTTCCCGGTCGTCGAGCTGCCGACCAGCAGGCAGCCCCACGTGCTCGGCCTGCTTGAGGAGCTCGAGCGCGAGCTGTCGCGATCCTCGGGCGTGCTGCCCGTCGTGGCCGAGAGCCTCCTCGGGCTCCTGCTCGCCGAGATCGTGCGCGCCGCCCCGCGCGACGCGGCTCTCCCAGCGGCCCCGTCGATCGTCGCCGAGGCGCTCGCCGTGATCGAGGCGCGCTGTCTGGGACCGCTGACCCTCGGTGAGGTCGCCCGCGCGGTGCGCCGATCTCCCGCGTACATCACGACCGCGGTGAAGCGGTCGACGGGGCGCTCCGTGGTGGCGTGGATCCTCGAAGGCCGCCTCGCCGAGGCGCGGCGTCGCCTGCGCGACACGGACGAGCTCGTCGAGATCATCGCCGAGCGGGTCGGCTATGCCGACGCCAGCCAGTTCAGCCGCCTCTTCCGCCGCCGGCACGGCGTGGCCCCGGCCGCGTGGCGCGCCCGCGAGCGCGCGCTGCCTCGCCCTGGGTGA
- a CDS encoding YkgJ family cysteine cluster protein: MSQRKGKPRSASGKKGRRDARKDGVGRVHLTVLRDPVSGNERVALRSPVFREAWQNDIAAAAANTAYAALRGEPSVDGAVELARDAMAATSRLAAGLLARAPDGAVACRAGCDHCCHQSVGVTPPEALAIADHLRSTLSDAELARVAQHVSGCHDRTRSLPSAERFSPDHPCPFLRSGRCSIYEVRPLSCRGMNSLDAGECATRLRDPEARAAFLARGVGGRSFMEPIRGVHAISAGLQLSLSELFRLDMRPLELTAAMHLLLNGPDSLADAWIRGERPFESARSADKATDPGLGELIAAVGLAPGRAP; this comes from the coding sequence ATGAGTCAGAGGAAAGGCAAGCCGCGCTCCGCGTCAGGAAAGAAGGGCCGGCGAGATGCCCGCAAGGACGGTGTGGGTCGCGTGCACCTCACGGTCCTTCGCGACCCCGTGAGCGGGAATGAGCGCGTGGCGCTCAGGAGCCCGGTGTTCCGGGAGGCGTGGCAGAACGACATCGCGGCGGCCGCGGCCAACACGGCCTATGCTGCGCTGCGCGGGGAGCCGAGCGTGGATGGCGCGGTCGAGCTGGCGCGGGACGCGATGGCAGCGACGTCGCGGCTCGCGGCGGGGCTCCTGGCGCGCGCGCCCGATGGCGCGGTGGCGTGCAGGGCGGGCTGCGATCACTGCTGCCATCAATCGGTCGGGGTCACGCCGCCGGAGGCGCTCGCGATCGCCGACCACCTGAGGTCGACCCTGTCCGACGCGGAGCTCGCGCGCGTGGCTCAGCACGTGTCCGGGTGCCACGACAGGACGCGGAGCCTGCCGTCGGCAGAGCGGTTTTCGCCGGACCACCCTTGCCCCTTCCTGCGGTCGGGGCGGTGCTCGATCTACGAGGTTCGACCGCTCTCCTGTCGAGGGATGAACTCGCTCGACGCGGGAGAGTGCGCGACCAGGCTGCGGGACCCCGAGGCGCGCGCCGCGTTCCTGGCGCGCGGCGTGGGAGGGCGCTCGTTCATGGAGCCCATTCGCGGCGTCCACGCCATCAGCGCCGGCCTGCAGCTCAGCCTGTCCGAGCTCTTCCGCCTCGACATGCGCCCCCTGGAGCTGACGGCGGCCATGCACCTGCTCCTGAACGGGCCCGACTCGCTCGCCGACGCGTGGATCCGCGGGGAGCGGCCGTTCGAATCGGCGCGCAGCGCCGACAAGGCGACGGATCCCGGCCTGGGCGAGCTCATCGCGGCGGTGGGTCTCGCGCCCGGCCGGGCGCCGTGA